CGATTTCGAAGACCACGCGGAGCACGAATACATGGAATTCGTCCGGGAAAACCCGGCCCTGGAAACCGAACCTTTCGTGAGCGAATTCACAGCGGATTACGGAAATTTCGCGAACCTGGCCGATCTTTTCCGGCAAATCGGCGTGGACGAACGGTCGCACAAAGAACAGAGCCTCGCCCGCATAGACAACGCCCGGTTCCCGGGGCCAAAGACGTGAAATCCCGGCCGGACGGTTCCCTGTCCATTCCATGGGCCTCTTCAACATTCCTGTCCGCGCCGGCTTTTCTGTACCGGGTCCGCGGTTCGTTCATGCCCAGCGGTGATCGGGCCGATCGACGGAGGAGTTCATGGAAATGACGCTCAACATTCCGGCATTGTTGTTCCCGGCCGTTTCGCTGTTGATGCTGGCCTACACCAACAAATTCCTGGGCTTGGCGGCGGTTATTCGTCGTTTGCACGCCGATTATCGCGCCCACCCGACCCCCATTCACCTGGCCCAGATCAACCATTTGCGCCATCGGATTCAACTCGTTCGCGCCATGCAATTCTTTGGCATCGCCAGCCTTCTTTTGTGCACGCTCTGCATGTTTTTTCTCTTCAAGGGCATGCAAGTCGCCGGCCAGTTTGTTTTCGCCCTGGCCCTGATTTTAATGATTGTTTCTCTGGTGTTTTCCCTTGTCGAGATATTCATATCGGTCGGGACTTTGGACATGCTGCTGAAGGATATCGAGGAAGAAAACAGAGGCAAATAGCGAAGAAATTCGATTAACGCCATTCTCGACGTTGATTCCACCGAAACCCTGGGGGACTCTTTAAAGGGTTCGCCAATCCCACCGAAAAATGACCGACGTTTGCTGCTCCCTATCACCAGCGGCACCGGAACCCCGCCTCATTTTTTCCCCGTCAACTCTTGCACAAGCGTCTTCGGCAGTCGAAAGACGTTGGCGATGGTGTTCCAGAGGGGGCTCGCGATCGACTTAATCGCCAGGACGTTGATTTCCGGGTCGGCGGGGTTCCCCTTCACCCACAGCCAAAGGGGGTCCCCTCAGCAATATCTCGCGCACAAAAGGATTCATTCCTCACCGCGGGGCCACCAATGGCGGGCCAAGCGCCATGGGCGGAGCCTTGCCCCACTTTGTCTCCCGGTTCACCGCCGCCGGCGACCCGCCCATGGACCCCATCACCCACCCTGCCAAAAACCCCGCCGTGGCGGCCCACAGAAACCAGCCGCGAATTTTGGACGTTGAAACAAAATAGGCCGTCGGGGGAAAGGCAAGATTCACCGGCGCCTCGTGACCAATATTGTTTTTCACCAAACCTCCAAATGTTTTATTGAACGTCTAGCTCGTGGTTTTGAAACCGGCGAGGACAGTGGGCAAGATCTCGGGAATGTTCCCCGGTCCCGCAT
The window above is part of the Elusimicrobiota bacterium genome. Proteins encoded here:
- a CDS encoding DUF2721 domain-containing protein gives rise to the protein MEMTLNIPALLFPAVSLLMLAYTNKFLGLAAVIRRLHADYRAHPTPIHLAQINHLRHRIQLVRAMQFFGIASLLLCTLCMFFLFKGMQVAGQFVFALALILMIVSLVFSLVEIFISVGTLDMLLKDIEEENRGK